The stretch of DNA AGCAGCATGCCGGCGCAACGCCGCCACCGCTGGCACCACGTTGCGTACTCGCTGTTCGGAAATATAGGAGGTCAACTCATGATCGACAATTGCCCGGGCCTCCGCGCTCGCCCCGGAAGTCGCCGCGCCTTGTTCCTCGTGGAGTCGCTCAATATTGACTAATTGTACGTTGGGTTTTTCTGTCACGAGGTCGTCGATATCTCGCGGCAGGGAAAGGTCCACCAGCATTAACGGCTTGGTTAAGGCGGGGATGTCGGCGGCGGCGATCGTGAAGTTATCCGCGCCAGTGGCCGAAATCGCCAGGTCTACCTCATCCAACACGCTCGCGCGTTCCTCAAACGCCACCGCAGTCGCGTTAATCCCCAGCTCCCGCGAGCGCTCCGCGAGTACCTCGGCGCGCGAACGGGTGCGATTAGCAAAAATCAAAGTATCGATCCCGAGGCGTCCGAGGTGGGTAGCAGACAGCGAAGCCATGACACCAGCACCCATGACCAACGCGCTCTTGCCCGCGAGTGGACGCTCCGCGTCGCCGACCGAGCCCATCAACTCGATAGCCCTATCAACCGCGTAGCTCACCATCGAGGCCCCGGCATCATCGATCTCGGTTTCGGTATGCACCCGCTTGCCGGTATGCAACGCAACTTGGGTAAGCGAGTGCAGCGCCTTGCCGACGGTGCCGAGCTCACCAGCGCGTTGATATGCGGTACGAACCTGCCCGATGATCTGCTGTTCGCCAACCACCATCGAATCCAGGCCCGAAGCCACCACGAGCATGTGCTCGGCGGCGGCATCAGCGTAACGGACATACAAATGGTTGCGGAGGGTATCGATATCTACCCCCGAACGTTGATGCAGCACCTCAACTACTTCGTTGACGCCCGTATGGAAGCTATTGGTCACGGCGTAGACTTCCACCCGATTGCACGTGGACACAATCATCGCTTCCGACAGCGACGGTTGATCAACCAACGCCATCGCAGTCTCGTCGCGGACCGAGTCATCCATGCTGACCTGCTCCAACACCTTCACAGGTGCCGAGCGGTGCGACATCCCGACCACCAGCACGCTCACGCTAATCACTCACCGCTTCCTACGGACTCCAGGTAAGTCAAACTTTTGAATTACCCCACCGCCTAAATATTCAACCTCTCAGCGTAGTCCTAATGCCCAATCAAGGCCAATTCTTCCCGGAGCTCCGCGTTGTCCACTTCCCAACAAGCGAACTCGTCACCGTCGATCACGACCACCGGCACGCGATCGCCATATTCCATGGCGAGGCCGGCCTTATCGACGTCGACAAGCTTGAGCTCCGCGCCCGCCTCAGCAACGACCGGGGCGATTTGCTCGGCGACCCGCGCGCACGACCCACACGTCGCACGCACCATCAATTCCACCAACACGGCACTCATGCCTCCTATTCCACCCAGACAACCCAGCGCAGCGCCGCCACTGTGGCTTACGATGGACTATCGTAGTTGTTCCTACCGACTAGGCAGTAAAAGAACTAGGCAGTTAAAGAAAAGGTCCCACAACGTGAGCATGTCTGGCTTCGATGGCTTCGCCGCCACGCCCGAGGAATTCCTGGCAAGCTGGAGTGCCTCCCGAGGCAACCTGCGCCGATTCTTGGAGGAAAAAGCGCTGCCACCTGTCGATGACGAAAGCCAGCGAGCAGCAGGTGAAGCTGCCGTCGCAGCCGCTGTTTCCGAGGTTTTCGACCTCGAACTCCACGACTTCACCTCTGGTGTCGACGCCGTGGCAGGCGCCTTCGAAGCAGCCGGCGGCCGACTGCTGACTAACCCAGACCCAGACATCCCACAAGACCACGGGACGGCGGCCTTCTTTGATGTCGACAACACCCTCATTCAGGGTGCTTCCATCATCGTTTTCGCGTTTGGGCTTTTTCGACGCCGCTACTTCCGCATGCGCGAAATCGCACCCGTGGTGTGGAAACAAATCAAGTTCCGCGTCACCGGCTCCGAAAACCCCGACGATGTCGCCGCTGGCCGACAGCAAGCCCTCGCCTTCGTCAAAGGTCGCTCGGTGGAAGAACTCATCGACCTCTGCGAAGAAATTTTCGACTCCAACCTCGCCGAGAAAATCTGGCCCGGCACCCGCGAACTAGCCCAAATGCATATCCAAGCCGGACAGCAGGTCTGGCTGGTATCGGCAACCCCGGTACAGATCGCGCAGATCATCGCCCGGAGGCTCGGGTTTACCGGCGCGCTCGGCACCGTCGCAGAGGTGGAAAATGGCCGGTTCACGGGCCGTCTGGTGGGCGACATCCTCCACGGCCCAGGCAAGCGCCACGCCGTGGCGGCCCTAGCCTCGGTGGAGTCCCTGGATCTCTCGCGGTGCACGGCCTACTCCGACTCCATTAACGACGTCCCGATGCTCTCAATGGTCGGCACCGCTGTCGCCGTAA from Corynebacterium epidermidicanis encodes:
- a CDS encoding glutamyl-tRNA reductase produces the protein MSVLVVGMSHRSAPVKVLEQVSMDDSVRDETAMALVDQPSLSEAMIVSTCNRVEVYAVTNSFHTGVNEVVEVLHQRSGVDIDTLRNHLYVRYADAAAEHMLVVASGLDSMVVGEQQIIGQVRTAYQRAGELGTVGKALHSLTQVALHTGKRVHTETEIDDAGASMVSYAVDRAIELMGSVGDAERPLAGKSALVMGAGVMASLSATHLGRLGIDTLIFANRTRSRAEVLAERSRELGINATAVAFEERASVLDEVDLAISATGADNFTIAAADIPALTKPLMLVDLSLPRDIDDLVTEKPNVQLVNIERLHEEQGAATSGASAEARAIVDHELTSYISEQRVRNVVPAVAALRRHAAEVVNIELERLTTRTPMMTESDREEVERAMRRVVDKLLHNPTVRVKELAVTSGTVSYESALQELFGLDEEPRSVDVKASALPKENVPKVAGSVLETHLDQGA
- a CDS encoding glutaredoxin family protein yields the protein MSAVLVELMVRATCGSCARVAEQIAPVVAEAGAELKLVDVDKAGLAMEYGDRVPVVVIDGDEFACWEVDNAELREELALIGH
- a CDS encoding HAD-IB family hydrolase, whose translation is MSGFDGFAATPEEFLASWSASRGNLRRFLEEKALPPVDDESQRAAGEAAVAAAVSEVFDLELHDFTSGVDAVAGAFEAAGGRLLTNPDPDIPQDHGTAAFFDVDNTLIQGASIIVFAFGLFRRRYFRMREIAPVVWKQIKFRVTGSENPDDVAAGRQQALAFVKGRSVEELIDLCEEIFDSNLAEKIWPGTRELAQMHIQAGQQVWLVSATPVQIAQIIARRLGFTGALGTVAEVENGRFTGRLVGDILHGPGKRHAVAALASVESLDLSRCTAYSDSINDVPMLSMVGTAVAVNPDAKLRRVAALHGWAIRDYRSVRKAVRKFGIPALVTAGFSILGVRAYRRPAAAE